From a single Leptospira neocaledonica genomic region:
- the dusA gene encoding tRNA dihydrouridine(20/20a) synthase DusA, which produces MSFEKKQPIQYPVSVAPMMDWTDRHFRFFLRLITKHSLLYTEMVTTGAILRGDKHRFLRFSKQESPLSLQLGGDNPSQLAECAKIGEEYGYSEINLNVGCPSDKVQEGNFGACLMKDPNRVADCISEMDSKTSIPVTVKCRIGVRGKETLEDLHEFVRSVSTAGARRITIHARIAILEGLSPAQNRTVPPLRYEDVYSIKKRFPNLIIELNGGVKSISDIHSHLNKVDGVMIGRAAYENPFLFSDVDSEFFGAEPLNLSRREIFEAMQEYVSFQTAEGEKPSRILRHLLGAFHEIRGARSYRRILTEKMYSNPGPRLLLESLASIPDEYLDRKLGNPKIDKEIARPVVSA; this is translated from the coding sequence TTTAAGGCTGATCACTAAACATTCCCTGCTTTATACGGAAATGGTAACAACCGGAGCCATTCTTAGAGGTGACAAACATAGGTTCTTACGTTTTTCTAAACAAGAATCTCCGCTTTCTTTGCAGCTAGGCGGTGACAATCCTTCTCAACTTGCCGAATGTGCAAAAATAGGAGAAGAATACGGATACTCAGAGATTAATCTGAATGTAGGTTGTCCAAGCGATAAGGTCCAAGAGGGAAATTTCGGAGCCTGTTTGATGAAGGACCCGAACCGTGTAGCGGATTGTATTTCCGAAATGGATTCTAAAACTTCTATTCCTGTCACGGTAAAATGTCGTATCGGCGTTCGGGGAAAAGAAACATTAGAAGATTTGCATGAGTTTGTAAGATCTGTAAGTACCGCAGGTGCGAGAAGAATCACAATACATGCAAGAATTGCAATATTAGAGGGGCTTAGCCCCGCTCAAAATAGAACCGTTCCTCCATTACGTTATGAGGATGTGTATTCTATTAAAAAAAGATTTCCGAATCTTATCATAGAATTGAACGGAGGCGTTAAATCTATTTCGGACATACACTCTCACTTAAACAAGGTGGATGGGGTTATGATCGGAAGAGCAGCTTACGAAAATCCTTTTTTATTCTCAGATGTGGATTCTGAATTTTTTGGAGCAGAACCTTTAAACTTGAGTCGCAGGGAAATCTTCGAGGCCATGCAGGAATATGTTTCTTTTCAAACGGCAGAAGGCGAAAAGCCGAGTAGAATTTTAAGGCATTTACTCGGAGCATTTCATGAGATCAGAGGCGCCCGATCTTATCGTAGAATTCTCACGGAAAAAATGTATTCTAACCCAGGTCCTAGATTACTTTTAGAATCCTTAGCTTCCATCCCCGATGAATATCTGGATCGTAAATTAGGAAATCCAAAAATTGACAAAGAGATCGCGCGTCCGGTGGTTTCAGCATAG
- a CDS encoding MBL fold metallo-hydrolase has translation MDKIRTIDCGYVEPGLACAYLIVDGDRAIFVENNTNYAVPLLLDVLKEEGLTPESVDYIIITHVHLDHAGGTGKLISLCPNATVIAHPKAAPHVIDPTRLIKSSIQVYGEENYYKLYGEILPVPKDRVRTMSDGEELSWQKRIFKFLHTRGHANHHFCIYDSLTNGIFTGDTFGIGYTLFRKGKDSLLFPSTTPTDFDPEEAIFSVDKILATGADKAYLTHFGVWEDIHSGASQMKEGLNVMKNVLISAEKTGLEGESLVAFCERRVRSYLEDQIRIRHLPFGEKEEKFIGFDSQINAQGIAFKIERSRKNRK, from the coding sequence TTGGATAAGATTCGAACCATAGATTGCGGATACGTAGAACCAGGGCTTGCCTGCGCTTATCTGATTGTGGACGGGGACAGAGCCATATTCGTAGAGAATAACACAAATTATGCGGTCCCACTTCTATTAGATGTATTGAAGGAAGAAGGGCTTACTCCTGAATCAGTGGATTACATTATCATCACTCATGTTCATTTGGATCATGCAGGAGGAACAGGAAAACTAATCTCTCTTTGTCCAAATGCAACTGTAATTGCTCATCCCAAAGCAGCTCCTCATGTAATAGATCCGACTCGTTTGATTAAAAGTTCCATCCAGGTATATGGAGAAGAAAATTATTATAAGTTGTATGGTGAAATTCTTCCTGTGCCAAAAGATCGTGTTCGAACCATGAGCGACGGAGAAGAATTATCCTGGCAGAAAAGAATATTCAAGTTTTTGCATACAAGAGGGCATGCGAACCATCATTTTTGCATTTATGATTCATTGACAAACGGGATCTTCACTGGAGATACCTTCGGAATAGGTTATACATTATTTAGAAAGGGAAAGGATTCTTTACTATTTCCTTCCACAACACCGACTGATTTTGATCCGGAAGAAGCGATATTTTCTGTGGACAAGATACTTGCTACGGGAGCAGACAAAGCTTATCTCACACATTTCGGAGTTTGGGAGGATATACATTCAGGAGCTTCTCAAATGAAAGAAGGTCTTAACGTTATGAAAAACGTTCTGATTTCTGCGGAAAAGACAGGTTTGGAAGGAGAATCCTTAGTCGCTTTTTGTGAACGTAGAGTCCGTTCTTATTTGGAAGATCAAATCCGTATCCGACATCTTCCTTTTGGAGAAAAAGAGGAAAAATTTATAGGTTTCGACTCCCAGATCAACGCACAAGGGATTGCGTTTAAGATAGAGAGATCTAGAAAGAATAGGAAATAA
- a CDS encoding 7TM-DISM domain-containing protein: MSTVSPWGEVYPLKGDWEFSWGNLYSPNTGYVESGQYFPVPGIWRDYSPEFTWQGHGSYRLKIHKTPEQKNLGIYVPRIPGIYSVYFGKRMIFANGINGTSRSDTEFLAHPNAQIYLLDSLDTELIVNVSNYRGNFLKGGIRNPFLIGDLDSLKSKAVRELIWETLLIAIIFSVGLYHLIFFASYRKDLVPLFFALFCFLVAFYSFVTSGLQYLLTPELSLDLRIRMEYFCEACLVPSVYMILKTMYPKQFGARWMMILMGTMLIFILSVFVLGEEELIYLYSFFMHVPPFYTLVLLAALGYAWWQKEDRARTVFLSGIILAVSMVNDVVWGLYEVYFLIPYSFPAALVGFIAFNSYIISLRFTKDLEKAETFAELQSKYNEQLRLNAEEKAKFATLVDQSVDKGFHSLINQLESKESSDKSLSKLKNELNQTLSGVRDILDLMHHQGGKEELVEEEMRKFILKNPLFSHSEIQKVSQFLRIDECLQVQRIFSDALKIGGRRSGESKIFWGKEGDSILLRVQTTGAPETKEELSSILEADLKLRAEKLGARFFLLSEPGKFEFELRLHP, from the coding sequence ATGAGCACCGTTAGTCCTTGGGGAGAAGTTTATCCTCTCAAAGGGGACTGGGAATTCAGTTGGGGAAATTTATATTCACCTAATACAGGTTATGTGGAGAGCGGGCAATACTTTCCAGTTCCGGGAATTTGGAGGGATTATTCTCCTGAATTTACCTGGCAAGGGCATGGTTCTTATAGATTAAAGATTCATAAAACTCCGGAACAAAAAAATTTAGGGATCTATGTGCCCAGAATTCCGGGAATATATTCCGTGTACTTCGGAAAAAGAATGATCTTTGCCAATGGAATCAATGGAACAAGCAGATCGGATACCGAATTTTTGGCACATCCAAATGCGCAGATCTACCTATTGGATTCCTTGGATACAGAACTGATCGTAAATGTTTCAAATTACAGAGGGAATTTCCTAAAAGGTGGAATCCGAAATCCATTCCTGATCGGGGATCTGGACTCTTTAAAATCTAAAGCGGTCCGGGAATTGATTTGGGAAACACTTTTAATTGCCATTATTTTTTCAGTAGGTTTGTATCACCTGATCTTCTTCGCATCTTATCGAAAAGATTTGGTACCGTTATTCTTCGCATTATTTTGTTTTTTAGTAGCTTTCTATTCTTTCGTAACTTCCGGACTTCAGTATCTTCTTACACCTGAGCTAAGCTTGGATCTTCGGATCAGAATGGAATATTTTTGTGAGGCTTGTCTTGTCCCCTCTGTTTACATGATCCTGAAAACAATGTATCCGAAACAATTCGGAGCCAGGTGGATGATGATACTGATGGGCACAATGCTTATCTTCATCTTATCCGTTTTTGTATTGGGAGAAGAAGAACTCATATATCTGTATTCCTTCTTCATGCATGTTCCTCCTTTTTACACTTTGGTTCTATTGGCAGCATTGGGATACGCTTGGTGGCAGAAAGAAGATAGGGCAAGAACCGTATTTCTTTCCGGGATCATACTTGCTGTCTCCATGGTGAATGATGTTGTCTGGGGACTATACGAAGTTTATTTTCTGATCCCTTATAGTTTCCCGGCGGCACTTGTGGGATTTATCGCATTCAATTCTTATATTATATCATTAAGATTTACTAAAGATTTGGAGAAGGCGGAGACATTCGCTGAATTACAATCTAAGTACAATGAACAACTCAGATTGAACGCTGAGGAAAAAGCAAAGTTTGCAACTTTAGTGGATCAATCCGTGGATAAAGGATTTCATTCTCTCATCAATCAATTGGAGTCGAAGGAAAGTTCGGACAAATCACTTTCTAAACTCAAAAACGAACTCAACCAAACTCTTTCAGGTGTCCGGGATATTTTGGACTTGATGCATCATCAGGGTGGAAAAGAGGAATTGGTAGAAGAGGAGATGAGAAAGTTTATTCTGAAAAATCCGTTATTCTCTCATTCAGAGATCCAAAAGGTCTCTCAGTTTTTGAGAATAGACGAGTGCCTTCAGGTGCAAAGGATCTTCTCGGATGCATTAAAAATAGGGGGGAGAAGGTCCGGTGAATCTAAAATTTTCTGGGGCAAAGAAGGAGACTCCATATTACTTAGGGTACAGACAACTGGAGCTCCAGAGACCAAAGAAGAACTTTCCTCCATTCTAGAAGCCGACCTGAAACTGAGAGCCGAAAAGTTAGGAGCAAGATTTTTCCTGCTAAGCGAGCCCGGAAAATTCGAATTCGAACTTAGATTACATCCTTAA
- a CDS encoding cytochrome-c peroxidase — protein MKKTQILYLGLILVLVSACGPSEKTKQLMQDAKISFGILPEKMPGSEKDTPAKIALGEKLYFEKRLSINDSQSCSSCHGTLGTTAGVDNLPTSPGALGKNGDRNSPTSLNAGFHFVQFWDGRAADLKAQAKGPILNPVEMAMPSEAAVEKKLSEISEYVDLFAKAFPDQDKKITYDNLAEAIAAFERTLITRDRFDEFQAGNHRALTSEEQKGLETFLSVGCIQCHNGPLLGGNSFRKLGQQNPYENTTDVGRSAVSKNDAEKYFFKVPSLRNIALTAPYFHDGKVATLPEAVKKMAYLQLGKELSSEEVDSIVSFLKALSDKNRSN, from the coding sequence ATGAAGAAAACACAAATACTGTACTTGGGACTAATTTTGGTCCTGGTCTCGGCATGTGGTCCATCCGAGAAAACAAAACAGCTCATGCAAGACGCGAAGATTTCTTTCGGGATCCTTCCGGAAAAAATGCCAGGTTCCGAAAAGGATACTCCGGCTAAGATTGCTTTAGGCGAAAAACTCTATTTCGAAAAACGTCTTTCTATCAACGATTCACAGTCCTGTAGTTCCTGCCACGGAACCTTAGGAACGACCGCGGGAGTGGATAATCTTCCTACTTCTCCAGGCGCTCTTGGGAAAAATGGAGATCGAAATTCTCCTACTTCTTTGAATGCAGGTTTCCATTTCGTTCAATTCTGGGATGGAAGAGCGGCTGACCTAAAGGCTCAGGCAAAAGGTCCGATCTTAAATCCAGTGGAAATGGCAATGCCTTCGGAAGCCGCAGTGGAGAAAAAACTCTCTGAAATTTCTGAATACGTAGACTTGTTCGCGAAAGCATTCCCAGACCAGGATAAAAAGATCACTTATGACAATTTGGCAGAAGCGATCGCTGCATTCGAAAGAACCCTGATTACCAGAGACCGTTTTGATGAGTTTCAGGCCGGAAATCATAGGGCCTTGACTTCTGAGGAGCAAAAGGGACTGGAAACCTTCCTGAGCGTAGGATGTATCCAATGCCATAACGGGCCTCTTTTAGGCGGAAATAGTTTCCGCAAGTTAGGGCAGCAAAACCCTTATGAAAATACGACCGATGTTGGAAGATCTGCTGTGAGTAAGAACGATGCTGAAAAGTATTTCTTCAAAGTTCCGTCTCTTAGAAATATAGCCTTAACCGCTCCTTATTTCCACGATGGAAAGGTGGCCACCCTGCCGGAAGCGGTGAAAAAAATGGCATATTTGCAGCTTGGAAAAGAGCTTTCCTCGGAAGAGGTAGATTCGATAGTATCTTTCTTGAAGGCATTATCGGATAAAAATCGGTCTAATTAA